The Desulfobacterales bacterium genome contains a region encoding:
- a CDS encoding response regulator — VPISLNGDPGRLRQIIVNLTINAIKFTEIGSIIIRISLEKEDESYTTIKFSISDTGIGIPADRIKRLFKAFSQVDISTTRRYGGTGLGLAISKQLSELMDGKIGVESQEGKGSTFWFTATFKKQQYRPTSQSVPWDIAGKRILVVDDNPVNLEIMEGYLKQWDCRCHTASSAKEAISLLKLAADTKSPFDLAIVDHMMPQMNGEELGLFIKSNSLLKNTPLIMLTSRGLRGDAVRMRKIGFSAYLTKPLKRSQFYNCIETVMGHKKEDIEVDQSKFITKYTLIEAERKKFRILLAEDNPVNQKLALKLLEKKGYIVDIASNGKEAIEALEKNSYHLVLMDVQMPEMDGFEATHTIRDKESNVKNHDIPVIAMTAHAMKGDREKCINAGMDDYISKPIKTNELFEMLNKYLDNYLT; from the coding sequence GTTCCAATTTCCCTTAACGGAGACCCAGGCAGGCTTCGACAAATAATAGTTAATCTTACAATTAATGCAATTAAGTTTACAGAAATAGGCTCCATAATTATCCGTATTTCCCTTGAAAAAGAAGATGAATCTTACACTACAATAAAATTTTCTATTTCAGATACTGGAATCGGAATCCCAGCCGATAGAATTAAACGATTATTTAAAGCATTTTCTCAGGTAGATATTTCTACAACCAGACGATATGGAGGGACAGGGCTTGGGTTAGCAATATCAAAACAACTTTCAGAGCTGATGGACGGTAAGATAGGAGTAGAAAGCCAGGAAGGCAAAGGAAGCACCTTTTGGTTTACGGCTACTTTTAAAAAACAGCAATATAGACCAACGAGTCAATCTGTTCCCTGGGATATCGCTGGAAAGCGTATTCTTGTTGTAGATGATAATCCTGTTAATCTTGAAATAATGGAAGGATATCTTAAACAATGGGATTGTAGATGCCATACAGCATCAAGCGCAAAAGAAGCTATTTCTTTATTAAAGCTTGCAGCAGATACTAAAAGCCCATTTGACCTCGCAATTGTTGACCACATGATGCCTCAAATGAATGGAGAAGAATTAGGTCTATTCATTAAATCCAATTCATTATTAAAAAATACTCCTCTAATAATGCTAACATCTCGAGGGCTAAGAGGAGATGCTGTGAGAATGAGAAAAATCGGTTTTTCCGCTTATCTTACAAAACCCCTTAAACGCTCCCAATTCTATAATTGTATTGAAACTGTAATGGGCCATAAAAAAGAAGATATAGAAGTTGACCAATCAAAATTCATAACAAAATATACTCTAATTGAGGCTGAAAGAAAAAAATTCCGTATTCTTTTAGCCGAAGATAATCCTGTAAATCAAAAATTAGCTTTAAAACTTTTAGAAAAAAAAGGATATATTGTTGATATTGCATCTAATGGAAAAGAAGCTATTGAAGCCCTTGAAAAAAATTCTTACCATTTAGTTTTAATGGATGTTCAAATGCCTGAAATGGATGGTTTTGAAGCGACTCATACAATAAGGGATAAAGAATCTAATGTTAAAAATCATGATATTCCAGTTATTGCAATGACCGCCCATGCCATGAAGGGAGACAGGGAAAAATGCATAAATGCTGGTATGGATGACTACATATCAAAGCCAATAAAAACAAATGAACTTTTTGAAATGTTAAACAAATATTTAGATAATTATTTGACATAA
- a CDS encoding response regulator has product MKHIFTFLFIILSIIFFWSSSFAEKTPEIASGVINLKNWEFEKNGNVELKGKWEFYWEKFLITDELYGKVEPDGYIKVPSEWNKFKFNNGENVQGTGYASYRLKILLPDKIESYGINFDLVASSYTAYLAFPNGKITIIEKVGKIGKTEEDSSPNYGSKLAFFKGSGEVNLIFEISNFSRARGGLLRIHTIGYEKQIIKNQNNTIATDFFIIGCMIIIGLYNFVLFLLRPQEKTPLLFALYCFGITILSCLRKGYHGQETMTHFTYTFFGKAWYLSLYLDLSLFIAFIASAFPNHFKSNVKNYIHTIVISFCLFVILTPSYIYNFSMLPFEIFVLFPVFYIAAKVAWIGLKDKDISAVISFAGIFVLFSTGINDILFSQNIIYTKYMMHFGLVGFMMAQAIVIARNNAIARTTAEVYGDKVRKQADELESQAKELKKLDKLKDDFLANTSHELRTPLNGIIGIAESLISGAGGNISDKAKMNLKMIASSARRLTSLVNDVLDFSKMRQEKLKFNFKAINLKQIVDLVVDLSLPIAEAKSLYIENKISEDIPYIRGDEDRFQQILYNLIGNAVKFTEKGSIIIDAEKINGSIKLKIMDTGIGIPNNKIDSVFKPFEQADGSISRKYGGTGLGLSITKNLIEDSGGKIWFTSELGKGTTFYFTVPLATDEDYKEEIFSRHLFVDQTLDDVIIQLPVTSDEKISDKKEGTEQKKIIWLKVLVVDDEPVNLQVLKNFLELQNCKVTTALSGKEAIEIINSTDAEEIFDLMLLDVMMPEMSGYEVTRQIRKVHSLSALPIILLTAKNQITDIVEGFNSGANDYITKPFQKDELFARIDSHVKIARSAKIADEAHAASLAKSAFLANMSHEIRTPINGVIGMTTLLLDTPLDDEQKDYVKTVQYCADSLLSVINDILDYSKIEAGKLELEIIDFDLRTCIEDIGEMLSL; this is encoded by the coding sequence ATGAAGCATATTTTTACCTTTCTCTTTATCATTCTATCTATCATCTTTTTTTGGTCATCATCTTTTGCTGAAAAAACACCTGAAATAGCGAGCGGAGTAATTAATCTTAAAAATTGGGAATTTGAAAAAAATGGAAATGTTGAATTAAAAGGGAAATGGGAATTTTATTGGGAAAAATTTTTAATTACTGATGAACTCTATGGAAAGGTTGAACCTGATGGATACATCAAAGTCCCTTCTGAATGGAATAAATTCAAATTTAATAATGGAGAAAATGTTCAAGGTACAGGGTATGCGTCGTATCGTTTAAAGATATTGCTTCCTGATAAAATAGAAAGCTATGGAATTAATTTTGATCTGGTAGCATCCTCTTATACAGCCTACCTTGCTTTTCCAAATGGTAAAATAACTATAATAGAAAAAGTCGGAAAGATTGGCAAAACAGAAGAAGACTCCTCTCCCAATTATGGTAGTAAGTTAGCTTTTTTTAAAGGAAGCGGTGAAGTTAACCTTATCTTTGAAATCTCAAATTTTTCTCGTGCACGAGGCGGTCTGCTTCGAATACATACAATTGGATATGAGAAACAGATAATAAAAAATCAAAATAATACAATAGCTACAGATTTTTTTATTATCGGATGTATGATTATAATTGGTCTTTATAACTTTGTACTTTTTTTACTGCGACCACAAGAAAAAACTCCTCTGTTGTTTGCTCTTTACTGTTTTGGAATAACTATATTGTCCTGCTTGCGGAAAGGCTATCATGGGCAAGAAACAATGACTCATTTTACTTATACTTTTTTCGGCAAAGCATGGTATCTTTCCCTTTATTTAGACTTAAGCCTTTTTATTGCCTTTATTGCTTCTGCTTTTCCAAATCATTTTAAATCTAACGTCAAAAATTATATTCATACTATTGTAATATCTTTTTGTCTTTTTGTTATTCTAACACCATCCTATATTTATAATTTTAGCATGCTGCCTTTTGAAATTTTCGTGTTATTCCCTGTGTTCTATATAGCAGCAAAAGTGGCATGGATTGGTCTTAAAGATAAAGATATATCTGCCGTTATTTCATTTGCTGGTATTTTTGTTTTATTTAGCACAGGTATCAATGACATTCTATTTTCCCAAAATATAATTTATACTAAATACATGATGCATTTTGGGCTTGTAGGCTTTATGATGGCTCAGGCTATAGTTATTGCAAGAAACAATGCCATTGCAAGAACTACCGCAGAAGTTTATGGAGATAAAGTTCGAAAGCAAGCTGATGAACTTGAAAGCCAAGCTAAAGAATTAAAAAAACTTGATAAGCTAAAAGACGATTTTCTTGCTAACACTTCCCACGAGCTTAGAACTCCTTTAAATGGTATAATAGGTATAGCTGAATCCCTTATAAGTGGAGCTGGCGGCAATATTTCCGACAAAGCAAAAATGAATCTTAAAATGATAGCGTCAAGTGCAAGAAGGCTTACAAGTCTTGTTAATGACGTTCTTGATTTTTCGAAAATGCGCCAAGAAAAACTTAAATTTAATTTTAAAGCAATAAATTTAAAACAGATAGTAGATTTAGTTGTAGACCTTTCCCTTCCAATTGCTGAAGCAAAATCTCTTTATATTGAGAATAAAATATCTGAAGATATTCCATACATTCGTGGAGATGAAGATCGTTTCCAACAAATTTTATATAATCTTATTGGAAATGCAGTAAAATTTACGGAAAAAGGAAGTATTATTATTGATGCTGAAAAAATTAATGGCTCAATAAAATTAAAAATTATGGATACAGGTATCGGCATACCTAATAATAAAATTGATTCTGTGTTTAAACCTTTTGAACAGGCTGATGGGTCTATATCAAGAAAATATGGAGGAACAGGTCTTGGATTATCTATCACAAAAAATTTAATTGAAGATAGCGGAGGGAAAATTTGGTTTACGTCAGAATTAGGAAAAGGAACTACTTTTTACTTTACTGTTCCATTAGCTACAGATGAGGATTATAAAGAAGAAATTTTCTCACGGCATCTTTTTGTTGATCAAACGCTTGATGACGTAATTATTCAGCTTCCAGTTACTTCTGATGAAAAAATTTCGGACAAAAAAGAGGGCACTGAGCAGAAAAAAATAATATGGCTTAAAGTACTTGTTGTTGATGATGAGCCTGTAAACCTTCAAGTTTTAAAAAATTTTTTAGAACTACAAAACTGCAAAGTTACTACTGCCTTAAGCGGTAAAGAAGCTATTGAAATTATTAATTCAACTGATGCTGAAGAAATTTTTGACCTTATGCTCCTCGATGTTATGATGCCTGAAATGAGTGGCTACGAAGTAACAAGGCAAATTAGAAAAGTTCATAGTCTGTCCGCTCTTCCTATTATACTTTTAACGGCAAAAAATCAAATTACAGATATAGTAGAGGGTTTTAATTCAGGCGCCAATGATTATATAACAAAACCATTTCAAAAGGACGAACTTTTTGCAAGAATTGACTCCCACGTTAAAATAGCAAGGTCGGCAAAAATAGCTGATGAAGCCCATGCAGCAAGCTTAGCAAAAAGCGCTTTTCTTGCTAACATGAGCCATGAAATACGAACTCCAATAAACGGAGTTATCGGAATGACAACTCTTCTTCTTGATACTCCTCTTGACGATGAGCAAAAAGATTATGTAAAAACAGTGCAATATTGCGCAGATTCACTCCTTTCAGTAATAAATGATATACTTGATTATTCAAAAATAGAAGCTGGAAAGCTTGAACTTGAAATAATAGATTTTGATCTTCGTACCTGTATTGAAGATATTGGAGAAATGCTTTCCCTTAA
- a CDS encoding M48 family metalloprotease, with amino-acid sequence MCLFCSYLLIVWIFFYNAQKAIYTPNFSKKEYLLSNLNFVVPVLLPWFFLSIILDILFLIPFPGVKTFFSSVTGELFYFLFFIFLFTIFGPTFVLTMWRCKPLEDGHLRQRIENLCDQTNLKYANILVWPILGGSIITAGIMGLISKTRYILVTRALTLYLTQEEIDSVISHEIGHVKKNHLILYLLFFLGFFFISYSIFNLIIYVVLYFNPAYYFKIDGEAYKSGLISGFLGILLILLFLFHFRYVFGYFIRNFERQADVYAYKIMGTVKHLISTFEKIIRLTGECPDKPNWHHFSIQQRIDYLKKCEYDKAWIKKQDSKIRKSIAVYIAGVLAIGIIGYGINFGVTGNFFDRALTKKILEERIEKKPYDASLYGLMADILQDEKKYAEAINYYEKALSIDPRNHGLLNNFAWMLVTCENAKLKNPSRALALAQIAVSIEKNSEYLDTLSECFFAKRQYEEAINAQKEAISLAQSNTAYYHSQLQKFIEASKKEKF; translated from the coding sequence ATGTGTCTTTTTTGTTCTTATCTTTTAATTGTATGGATATTTTTTTACAACGCCCAAAAGGCGATCTACACGCCGAACTTTTCAAAAAAAGAATATTTACTTTCAAACCTAAATTTTGTAGTACCTGTTTTGCTACCGTGGTTCTTTCTATCAATTATTCTTGACATACTGTTTCTTATCCCCTTTCCTGGAGTAAAAACTTTTTTTTCAAGTGTTACAGGAGAACTTTTTTATTTTTTATTTTTCATTTTTTTATTTACGATATTTGGCCCTACTTTTGTTTTAACTATGTGGCGATGTAAACCTCTTGAAGATGGACATTTAAGGCAGCGAATTGAAAATCTTTGTGATCAAACAAATTTAAAATATGCCAACATTTTGGTATGGCCTATTTTAGGTGGATCCATTATTACTGCCGGTATTATGGGTCTTATAAGCAAAACTCGATATATCCTTGTAACAAGGGCACTCACTTTATATCTAACTCAAGAAGAAATTGATTCTGTTATTTCCCACGAAATAGGCCATGTAAAAAAAAATCATTTGATATTATATCTTTTATTTTTCTTAGGATTTTTTTTTATAAGCTATTCAATATTTAACCTTATAATATATGTAGTTTTATATTTTAACCCTGCTTATTATTTTAAAATTGATGGAGAAGCGTATAAATCGGGATTAATTTCAGGATTTTTAGGCATTTTACTCATACTACTTTTTTTATTTCATTTTAGATACGTATTCGGCTACTTTATTAGAAATTTTGAGCGGCAAGCTGATGTATATGCCTATAAAATAATGGGAACTGTTAAACATTTAATATCGACTTTTGAAAAAATTATACGCCTTACTGGAGAATGTCCAGATAAGCCTAATTGGCATCATTTCAGTATACAACAAAGAATAGATTATTTAAAAAAATGCGAATATGATAAAGCGTGGATAAAAAAACAGGATTCAAAGATACGGAAAAGTATAGCTGTGTATATAGCCGGAGTATTAGCCATCGGAATTATAGGTTACGGAATTAATTTTGGAGTTACTGGAAATTTTTTTGATAGAGCTCTCACGAAAAAAATTTTAGAAGAACGAATCGAAAAAAAACCCTATGACGCTTCCCTTTATGGCTTAATGGCGGATATTTTACAGGATGAAAAAAAATATGCCGAAGCTATAAACTATTATGAAAAAGCTTTATCGATTGATCCAAGAAATCATGGCCTTTTGAATAATTTTGCATGGATGCTTGTAACCTGCGAAAACGCAAAGTTAAAAAATCCATCAAGGGCTTTAGCTCTTGCTCAAATAGCTGTTTCTATTGAAAAAAATTCTGAATATTTAGATACCCTTTCAGAATGTTTTTTTGCTAAACGCCAATATGAAGAGGCAATTAATGCCCAGAAAGAAGCTATTTCCTTAGCGCAGAGTAATACAGCTTATTATCATAGTCAGCTTCAAAAATTTATTGAAGCTTCAAAAAAAGAAAAATTTTAA
- a CDS encoding epoxyqueuosine reductase QueH, whose amino-acid sequence MKILLHICCAPCSIFPIKILRSENFDIMGFFFKSNIHPYTECLQRQKTLEEYSNIINLKVIYQNEYDIGGFIQNVVFRETKRCYFCYNDRLKKTAEIALKGKFDYFSSTLLYSKFQKHDLIKEIGDSIGKKIGIPFYYYDFRDGWKEGIEESKKLGLYRQQYCGCIYSEKERYFNNKE is encoded by the coding sequence ATGAAAATTCTACTTCATATATGCTGCGCTCCTTGTTCAATTTTTCCGATAAAAATTCTTCGGTCTGAAAATTTTGATATAATGGGATTTTTTTTTAAATCCAATATTCATCCTTATACAGAATGTTTACAACGACAGAAAACCCTTGAAGAATATTCCAATATAATAAATCTTAAGGTTATTTATCAGAATGAATATGATATAGGAGGCTTTATTCAGAATGTCGTTTTTCGAGAAACAAAACGATGTTATTTCTGTTATAATGATCGTTTAAAAAAAACAGCGGAAATAGCATTAAAAGGCAAATTTGACTATTTTTCATCAACTCTTCTTTACAGCAAGTTTCAAAAACATGATTTAATAAAAGAAATCGGAGACTCTATCGGTAAAAAAATTGGAATCCCTTTTTATTATTATGATTTTAGAGACGGATGGAAAGAAGGAATCGAAGAATCGAAAAAACTTGGTTTATACAGACAGCAGTACTGTGGCTGTATTTATAGTGAAAAAGAACGATACTTCAATAATAAGGAATAG
- a CDS encoding YggS family pyridoxal phosphate-dependent enzyme produces MTDIKHNLNNIQEKIKKSAISCGRNPDEIKLIAVTKNVPSDIIQIGISNGITIIGESYIQEALEKFKSVKVPVSWHFIGHLQSNKAKYAVKIFDLIHSVDSIKLAEALNKEAKKIEKKQKILIQVNTSLESTKSGSPPDKALELVKSVKDFENIEIKGLMTMPPFFDDPENAKPYFKALVDIGKQIQSFFNINITEFSMGMSGDFEAAIQEGATMIRIGTAIFGERE; encoded by the coding sequence ATGACTGATATAAAACATAACCTTAATAATATACAGGAAAAAATAAAAAAATCAGCGATTTCTTGCGGAAGAAATCCAGATGAAATTAAGCTGATAGCTGTAACCAAAAATGTTCCGTCAGATATAATACAAATCGGTATTTCTAATGGCATAACAATAATCGGAGAAAGTTATATTCAAGAAGCCCTTGAAAAATTTAAATCAGTTAAAGTACCTGTTTCATGGCATTTTATTGGGCACTTACAGTCAAATAAGGCAAAATATGCTGTTAAAATTTTTGATTTAATTCATTCTGTAGATTCTATTAAGCTCGCTGAAGCATTAAATAAAGAAGCTAAAAAGATTGAAAAAAAACAGAAAATTTTAATTCAAGTAAATACATCTTTAGAATCGACAAAATCAGGAAGTCCTCCTGACAAGGCTTTAGAGCTTGTAAAAAGCGTAAAAGACTTTGAAAATATTGAAATAAAAGGTTTGATGACAATGCCTCCTTTTTTCGATGACCCAGAAAACGCAAAGCCATATTTTAAAGCCCTTGTGGATATTGGAAAACAGATTCAATCTTTTTTTAATATAAATATAACTGAATTTTCAATGGGAATGAGCGGAGATTTTGAAGCAGCTATTCAAGAAGGCGCAACAATGATTAGGATAGGAACAGCTATTTTTGGAGAGCGAGAATGA
- the maf gene encoding septum formation inhibitor Maf, with product MNTNPIILASQSPRRKSLLLEAGLNFSIIPSNVDEYKLEKCEPEKYVKILAEAKAQDIAKQNPGSWVIGADTIVLINNDILGKPSSKEDAYSMLKRLSGNSHKVLTGFCICCMDRNRLYAETVTSNVIFKNLTETEINWYLETGEPFDKAGAYAVQGLGSFFIKKINGSYTNVVGLPICELMDFLIKENIVIL from the coding sequence GTGAATACAAATCCAATAATACTTGCTTCTCAATCGCCTCGAAGAAAAAGTCTTTTGTTAGAAGCTGGGCTTAATTTTTCGATTATACCAAGCAACGTTGATGAATATAAATTAGAAAAATGTGAGCCTGAAAAATATGTAAAAATTCTTGCCGAAGCAAAGGCTCAAGATATTGCTAAGCAAAATCCTGGAAGCTGGGTAATAGGAGCCGACACTATTGTGCTAATAAACAATGATATTCTTGGAAAGCCCTCTTCAAAAGAAGATGCTTATTCAATGTTAAAAAGACTCAGCGGGAACAGCCATAAAGTCCTTACAGGATTTTGTATATGTTGTATGGATAGAAATAGGCTTTATGCAGAAACCGTAACAAGTAATGTTATTTTTAAAAATCTTACTGAAACTGAAATTAATTGGTATTTAGAAACAGGTGAACCATTTGACAAAGCTGGCGCATATGCTGTTCAAGGGCTTGGTTCCTTTTTTATAAAAAAAATAAACGGATCATATACCAATGTTGTAGGTCTTCCTATATGCGAATTAATGGACTTTTTAATTAAAGAAAATATAGTAATTTTATAG
- a CDS encoding M28 family peptidase: protein MEKLLSGNQLSIPEKEIDVIKTLIEKIIQECPRRQSASKDERKAQLIMKDVFERLGLNTHEESFLFSDNLYANMTLHFGVGTLGTIVSCISPFLGFMLHMSAGISYYAESTRQAYLLRRLFPFKPSQNLMAEIPAKDSQKLRIVFLAHADAAFTGLLFQPFMIKSFSGNLPPKLRFLKRSMALTTYSLFALAGFDILRMALGPLTWPLRPIEYILTIPTFLAFVLNFEVIMRNKVVPGANDDLSGVAALAILAKRFMEKKYDNVEFIFGVTGCEEASLGGGDALAKVKQGVWDKEKTVVIGLDGISGGTLRYFEVEGEVVPTPIPNWLKDVADETSSSEDRFKEVTGFEVPVGGSDIAAFLARGYDGVCLGCVNPKIGAPDYYHTVNDSPENLDYEKILFSVDFIEKLTDNIIKYKIN from the coding sequence ATGGAAAAATTATTATCTGGAAATCAGCTAAGTATACCTGAGAAAGAGATTGATGTAATTAAAACTTTAATTGAAAAAATTATCCAAGAATGTCCGAGACGTCAGAGTGCAAGTAAAGATGAAAGAAAAGCCCAATTAATTATGAAAGATGTTTTTGAAAGACTTGGTTTGAATACCCATGAAGAATCTTTTTTATTCAGTGATAATCTTTACGCAAATATGACGCTTCACTTTGGTGTAGGCACTTTAGGAACAATAGTATCGTGTATATCTCCATTTTTAGGATTTATGCTTCATATGTCAGCTGGAATTTCTTATTACGCAGAATCAACAAGGCAGGCTTATTTATTAAGAAGATTATTTCCATTTAAACCGTCTCAAAATCTTATGGCTGAAATACCGGCTAAAGATTCTCAAAAATTACGCATAGTTTTTTTAGCTCATGCTGATGCTGCTTTTACAGGTCTTCTTTTTCAACCTTTTATGATAAAATCTTTTTCAGGCAATCTTCCTCCGAAATTAAGATTTTTAAAAAGGTCTATGGCACTTACTACTTATTCCCTGTTTGCACTCGCTGGATTTGATATTCTTAGAATGGCATTAGGCCCTTTAACATGGCCTTTGCGACCTATAGAATATATTCTTACAATTCCGACTTTTCTTGCTTTTGTATTAAATTTTGAAGTTATAATGCGAAATAAAGTTGTTCCTGGAGCGAATGATGATTTAAGCGGTGTTGCAGCGCTCGCTATATTAGCTAAACGTTTCATGGAAAAAAAATATGATAATGTAGAATTTATTTTTGGAGTAACTGGCTGTGAAGAAGCAAGTTTAGGAGGAGGCGATGCATTAGCTAAAGTAAAACAAGGAGTATGGGATAAGGAAAAAACAGTTGTAATTGGACTCGATGGTATTTCAGGGGGAACTTTACGCTATTTCGAGGTTGAAGGAGAAGTTGTTCCGACTCCTATACCGAATTGGCTTAAAGATGTTGCAGATGAGACATCTTCATCTGAAGACAGATTTAAAGAGGTTACAGGCTTTGAAGTCCCTGTTGGAGGTTCTGATATTGCGGCATTTCTCGCAAGAGGTTATGACGGAGTATGTCTCGGATGTGTTAACCCTAAAATAGGTGCTCCTGATTACTATCATACTGTTAATGATTCCCCTGAAAATTTAGATTATGAAAAAATTCTTTTTTCCGTTGATTTTATCGAAAAGCTTACGGATAATATCATAAAATACAAAATAAATTAA
- a CDS encoding PilZ domain-containing protein has product MSEGKVFVTDEGIATFICPQCSASRTANVSNQLQIESIVKVKCKCKCGNLYSVLLERRRHYRKKTNFPGVYYYIVNGEQSDRGILTIKDISISGLKIAFSTPKRYKPGHKLWIEFRLDDKHRSLIRKEILIVAVRGNELGAKFCSQDQYDKPIGFYLMY; this is encoded by the coding sequence ATGTCTGAAGGTAAAGTTTTTGTTACAGATGAAGGAATTGCTACATTTATCTGTCCTCAATGCTCTGCATCAAGAACAGCTAACGTTTCAAATCAGCTTCAGATCGAATCAATTGTTAAAGTGAAATGCAAATGTAAATGTGGAAATTTATATTCTGTGCTTCTTGAAAGAAGAAGACATTACAGAAAAAAAACAAATTTTCCTGGAGTTTATTATTATATCGTTAATGGAGAACAATCTGACAGGGGCATACTTACTATAAAAGATATTTCTATTTCAGGATTAAAAATAGCTTTTAGCACTCCTAAGCGTTATAAACCAGGTCATAAACTTTGGATAGAATTTCGTCTCGATGATAAGCATAGATCCCTCATAAGAAAAGAAATCCTTATTGTTGCTGTAAGAGGAAATGAACTTGGAGCAAAATTTTGCTCCCAAGACCAATATGATAAACCAATAGGTTTTTATTTAATGTATTAA
- a CDS encoding amidohydrolase, whose protein sequence is MIIDAHAHLDSHMLRVEQFIQKMDANGIDKVALIASLNDPLPETPELLLSIIRKVLQSKLTRPIAQVIHRSTMTFEGDLRLHGKTYQIYHKPDNATVISAIQDYPDRFLGWIFLNPKNNPKIIDELEYWRAMPKMIGVKFHPHWHNYRTEIMSPILNRIKDLKLPVLIHLGFGKQGDFGSLIQNFPQITFIFAHAGVPFYKELWKFSRSLKNVYVDLSSPYLDESLARYTVQIMGVDKCIYGTDCPYGFPDEQHTYNYEIIKGWIERMPIKSQDIDKLLGENFLKIIG, encoded by the coding sequence TTGATTATAGATGCCCATGCACATTTAGACTCACATATGTTACGAGTAGAACAATTTATCCAAAAGATGGATGCAAATGGAATAGATAAAGTAGCATTAATAGCCTCTTTAAATGATCCTTTGCCAGAAACTCCAGAATTACTTCTATCTATTATTCGAAAAGTATTGCAATCAAAACTTACAAGGCCAATCGCTCAAGTTATTCATCGAAGTACTATGACATTTGAAGGAGATTTAAGGCTCCATGGAAAAACTTATCAAATTTATCATAAGCCTGATAACGCAACGGTAATTTCCGCTATTCAAGATTATCCAGATAGATTTTTGGGATGGATATTTTTAAATCCGAAAAATAATCCAAAAATAATTGATGAACTGGAATATTGGAGAGCTATGCCAAAAATGATAGGCGTTAAATTTCATCCCCATTGGCATAACTATAGAACTGAAATTATGTCCCCCATTTTAAATCGTATCAAAGATCTGAAATTACCAGTTTTAATCCATCTTGGATTTGGAAAACAGGGGGACTTTGGCTCGTTAATTCAAAATTTCCCCCAAATAACTTTTATTTTTGCCCATGCTGGAGTACCTTTTTATAAAGAGCTGTGGAAATTCTCTCGTTCATTAAAAAATGTATATGTTGATTTATCGAGTCCATACCTTGATGAGTCCCTTGCACGCTATACTGTTCAAATAATGGGTGTTGATAAATGTATCTACGGTACAGATTGTCCTTACGGTTTTCCTGATGAGCAGCATACATATAATTACGAAATTATAAAGGGTTGGATTGAACGAATGCCCATAAAAAGTCAAGATATAGATAAACTTCTTGGTGAAAATTTTTTAAAAATTATTGGATAA